ctggatttttttttcaaaacaagtccttttctttttcgtttGCAGACATCACGCGGAGGTCAATCCGTCACCCTTATTGGAGGTAGCTTGGTGATTTTTGGTGGACAGGATGCGAAGAGAACTTTGTTAAATGATCTCCACATTCTTGACCTAGAAACAATGACATGGGATGAGATTGATGCTGTGTAAGACATAACTGCCAACTTCATAAGCATGTGCAATGCATATATTTGGCATAATTACGAAGACAATTTTCCGTTTCAGTTATAAATTTTAGCATgagttccatttttttttttggagggggTGTTGGTTATATAAACATATATAGTCAAGTTAATGATATCTTCTCAGAATATGTATACTCTAGTTAATTATATATGAGATGGAGTTAGCCTTGCAAAAGCTCTTAATTTTTGGGTGGTGATTCATTATATATTTGAGCTTTTTATTTCTTAAAGCTGAATTTTGACAATTTATGTGTAATGCACTTTGAGGTTAATATTTTTTCATTGTCATTCTTTCAGAGGGGTGTCCCCTTCTCCAAGGTCTGATCATGCTGCTGCTGTTCATGCTGACCGCTACCTCCTTATCTTTGGTGGGGGTTCCCATGCAACTTGCTTCAATGATCTGCATGTCCTTGATTTGCAAACTGTAAGATAACCTGTTTTATTCTAAAACTTGtcttttcttgttgtttgacaaaatcataattcaTGCCTTTCCTACATTTGGACCTTGTAGATGGAGTGGTCACGACCCACACAACAAGGCGAGATACCAACTCCACGGGCTGGACATGCAGGTGTGCCAGTTGGGGAAAATTGGTTCATTGTTGGTGGTGGTGACAATAAGAGTGGTATGTATACAACTCTACTTCGTACCTGGTTGGTATTGGACGTGATAGGTGTTGGTAGATTTTCTTCTTACTTGAAATCCACTTTCCACATGGGTTAGGTACTTAACTCTTCATTTTGTGTTTTTGCAGGGGTATCAGAAACCGTTGTCCTAAACATGTCTACACTAGTTTGGTCTGTTGTAACTACTGTTGAAGGGCGTATTCCTGTTGCTAGTGAGGTATCTATTTGTGGGAGTCACTccacatttttcaattttaaatgACTTATTATATTAATGCTATGTTGATCATTTTGCGCCCTCTTGCTAATATCTTTGCCTACACGAGGGATTTGATGCCATGTCTTTGTGGTAAATGTGATTATTTGATTTATTTCACTACCAGCAGTGATGTAATGGAACTGCCATCTGATTGCATTCTTCTGTAGGGATTAAGTTTGGTCGTAGGTTCTTACAATGGTGAAGATGTGCTTTTATCTTTTGGAGGATACAATGGACGTTACAATAATGAGGTGAGGAGCAATTTTCAAAATAATTTTGGCTTCTTCTGCTCTTGTTTCATTTTCCTCCTAAATTTTGATTCTTCCTGTTAGGTTAACGTTCTCAAACCAAGCCACAAGTCAAGCTTGCaatcaaaaatggaaacttctgtCCCGGACAGTGTTTCTGCCGTGCATAATGCCACTACTGCTACCAGAGATGTGGAGTCCGAGTATGGAGCTGGACAAGAAGGAAAAATTAGGGAAATAGTTATGGACAACGTTGACACAGAGGCAATGGTAAGCACACAAAAGCTTGGAGAGAGTTAGCCTTTGTTTTTATTCGTAAGAAAGCAATTTTAAGAAACTTAACCATTTGGTGTGCAATATTAATTCCATCAGATGGTATGCACAACCATGCATTTATGCTGTTGGTTAGTCAGTGCTTATTGAGTTCAATCAGGTTCAGTCTTTCACAAAAATGACAAATATCATCTAGATCCCATTGGATGTCAGAACTATTTGCATATATGGTATACTTGGTCAGGGAAACTAGTCCCCCCTCCCTCCCTTCCCTTGTCTCCTATAGGTTTGATATTGTAAAATCATTGCGGAGAGCCACTGTTCACTAAAACTTGCTTTTCACCCTCATGTTGTCAGCTAGATGTTGATTATCTTGCCAAAATTGTACATGGGTACTACTTTCTTACTCACCCAGTAATTCCCAGAGTAGAAAAATTTGCTTGTGTTAATCTGTTTCCCTGTTTTTATATCCATTTTTATTTGGCCATTGTACTGTGCTTTTCATGTTGTTAGTTATTGCTCAATCATCTAGACTCTCCTGCAGAAATTCAGAGGCAAGAATTTCAATGAGCATCTTCTAGCAACACTCAAAGGAGATAAAGAGGAATTAGAATCATCACTCAGTAAGGAGAAGGCGCAATCTCTCCAATTAAAACAAGAGTTATCAGAAGCAGAGACTCGTAACACTGACCTATACAAGGTGGGtatacttttattttattttagcttAGAGCAACTTTAGGTGTTTACAAGGAACAAAAAGTTCTTTAAGGTTGTGTCTGGTGTTAAATTCATGCCAAAGATATGACAAGTTGGAAGTATCTTCACTTATCTACCTTTTGGAAGTATTTTGCTAGGGCACGGATAATTCTTGCATGTTTTTCCTCTATGAATTGCCATTGATCTTATTGCTCTTATATAGGAGCTTCAATCTGTACGGGGACAACTTGCATCTGAGCAGTCCAGATGCTTCAAACTTGAGGTATGGCATCATGTTTTAACTGATTTTTCACCTTATGGGTCACAATATGGACAAGTATCACTTGATTATCAGTCCAACTTGATGTTCCCACCAAACAAGATTTCTTACAACTCATGTTCATTTACTGCTAATAACTGTTTGAACCTTTAAACCTACAGGTTGAACTAGCAGAACTACGACAGAAGCTCCAAACAATGGAGGCATTGCAGAAGGAACTTGAACTCCTCCAGCGGCAAAAAGCTGCATCTGAACAAGCTGCTCTGAATGCTAAAAAGCAGGGCTCAGGAGGCGTCTGGGGCTGGCTTGCCGGAACACCTGGCAGTGAAAAATCTGATGATGCCTAATTATCTGTCAAAGCCAAACTGGATAGGGTTGTTAGATTTGGTTCTCTTTCACTTATTTTTGCTCACATATATTTGTTCTACTTAACCAAGGTCTTTGTTCTTGTGATAGAAAAATAAGACATGAGGTTCTTATTGGCGATAGCGAACCCcctttttggggtttttgcatgaATACATGTACTGCCATTTCAGTTATGTAGTTTCATGTGTGTCGGTGCTGTATTCTTTTGGGTCACCAATTTTTGTTGAagattgtattcaaatttcaaagtgAACGTATTGAGTGAAGTATAGATCACATTTATACTGTGTTGCCTTTTGAGAATATGAGAGTGACCCCCATTTTGTTATTACTCGAGTCTTTTTTGGTTAATTTGAATATTTCATTATGTGTTCGTTGTGTCAATGGTGCCTACTTGACGAAAGGGAACGAACTTTAACTTTAATTACCTATTCAAAGCATCTTATTTAGGAAGAAACATTCTAAAGCGAGGTTAAGTGTAATGTAACTAGTCTAATTGACAGCAACTATACAATGCAGCAATAAGAGGGATGCGTTATTGTTACTGTAACCAtcggagacaaaaaaaaaacgtcCTTAATTTGAAGCACGTACAAAAAGTTTACTGATATCGAACATGTAATTGCAATGAAAGTGATTAGCAAGTAAATTGTGTAGCTCAACTCTAATGCAGCAGATGGTATGGACTACTTGTTATCTCTCTATTTGACGCATTGTTTTTTATGAAATTTGTATGGGCGGTCATACCATTGGTAACTTTTACCAATCCCGATTTACATCCGGTGTTTAATCAGATGCATTTTTGCATCGAGTTAGGTCTTTATAAGGTTTATATTTTGATGCTTAGTTTGCATCTTGGAttgttttcttaaattttatttgGATATAGTTTTTACATCTATCAATTGTAATCGTTATTATTTTGAATTGAATTGTCGTatttactaaaaataaaaaaatagaaaatttgatATATATTACAAAATCAAATAAACCTCCCAAATGGCAATTAACAGCTACCGTTACAACACTGATCGGAATAGTGCTTATTAATGGATAATTATATCCAAATAACTTAGAGATTTGGTCGATAACTACGGCAATTCGTATTTGTTTCTTCACCTTCCCACATCTgtcatttatttgttttccttcaacaattcTATAAAGTACCTTTCCTTCTAGGGATAGGGTAGGGTACCCatcgggtattcgaccctaatggGGAGAAATTTGGGGGAAATCGGGTAACGAGGATAgggatccccagtattcgaattctgaaatcgggtacggggtggggatgatattttgatcctCATCCACATACCCACCAAATAAGAattatctaatatatatatatatattatatatatttttgatattatttataaatatatatctatgtaaacttcatctttttgtcaatatttaaattctgtcaatatatttttgataatATTCAATTCATCTTGTTCGAGTGAATGAGTAAGTTGTTAGGTTACACTAAGCAGTTGATTGTGAAATTTTTTTGTCGAATGCATAcgtttattgttttttttttttaagcgagacttatatttgtttttatttaattgaaataaagaatttattttatgttgatatttgattttaacttcatagtTTACAATCGataattatttgtatgaatttatatataataaattagtaatattgttaacggggattgAGGCGGGTACGGGGACCTAATCCTCAATGAGGACGGTGAAGGGGAATCCCCAGTttcttattacggggattgggCCGGGTAAGGGGATGgggaatgaagtcgggtatgaggatggtaatttaatccccttaccataccctccccattgccatccctatttCCTTCAATAATCTTATAACGTACCCTAACATTTCGTGTAACCCTAAAAAACCACTCTGGAGCTTATAAAACCCCTACTTTGAATCTTATTactcatcttctctctctctctctctctctctctctctctctgagtctCTGGTTTTCTCGATCTGTCTTCTCTCATTCCTCTACATCAGTCTCTGTCATGGAGGCCGATACAATGATAGCGATAGTGACCGATCATGATTCGTCAACAACAGCCATCTCTCTGTATAAAAAAGCTCGGCTCACTCACATTCAAGGTACAACCTTACCGCTAATTCAACAACTGGTATCCATCGTAATATATTTTATATgttcaaaaattttaattttgaagCATATTTTGACATACACCTTGCCAAATTCTCCGACAAGGTAAGTGGATTTGATATAAACTTTAGTTTCTTAGCCAATCGTATCCGACATCAAGAAGAATTAACAGTTACCTTCATCAAAGAAGGTGCAGAAACGGACCaaagaaatcaaaagaaaaaggtgCAGGTGATCGGAAGAATAAACCAGATAGAGAAAAATGGTCAACTAAGAGTCTAATTGCTATATAATCTTTGCAGAGTCTCATAAAGATAACAATTCTCATGCCATACTAGCACATGGGTACATAAATGTGAAGAAAGAGTACGATGTCAGTCATGTCACCTGGAGGCTTGGTGGAGGAAAATGAAAACCGCCACCAGCACCACCGGAAATATGTGCAGAACAGCAAAGGACGGTGGGTGCAGCGGACCCATGACCAATGGCAGGAAGAGGATGAAAGCAGCCACCACCAAAACCAGAAATATCACACTCGTGCCGCAATCACTTTGCTTGTCCATCCTTCCAGCTTCAAACTTGAAACAATGTTTGTGTGTTTCCAGCAGAGATAACTTTGAATCAAAGTTTCCAAGGAAGCAATTAAGAGAACATCTTACATCTATAGGGATAACATCaaagattttgttttctttatcatGTAGGACGTTGTGTTCAGTTGTCGAGCCATACATTAATTCCTTGTTGAGCAGGTCATCTCTTTGTATAAAAACATGCCCGACTCTATGAAATCCAAGGTACAACCTCACCGATGTAACTCAAGGACTAGTTGGATATAGTATATGTGTAATACCCGTCCCTAAATTttccacttttatttattttgttttttttctattCCAGGTAGTATTATGTTAGAAAGAGAATTTTCTGGTTTGAAATTTATCATGACTTTGTGGGTGTTTCATTACTAAGGAGTTAATGCATGAAATTTTCTGGTTTGAAATCTTTTATGACTCGTGGAAGTTTAATTACAAGTTATTGCCTGGAACAATTTTAGTGAGTTTAGAATTTATTAGGGGTTTAGAATTTACAAGCTGAACAGCGATGCACTGTTCATGAACATTAGAATTTATGAAAATTAGGGATTTTAGAATTTATGTTGCTGTAGAAGTTGAGAAAGGAAAGGTTGAATTTTCAATTTAGAATTTATCTTATTACAAAAAGTTAAGGTAGGAAAAGTTGGAGTTAAGTTTAGAATTTATGTTAACTAGGAAAGTTAAggggaatttagggaattagaaTTTATGTTGATGAGGAAAGTTAGGAAAGGGAAttatggaatttaattgaatttcattaaagaagaaaacatattgtatttcttcttttgttcaATGAGATAGAGTAAGGGAGTTTCAgagaattttatttatttatttatttattttttcaacaaGACAAAGAAGAGAGCAGTTTCTTTTGGGCACCTTGGTGTACGGCGTGACCTACGAAAGAGAGACTAATGGAGTGGAGCAGCAAGAAGGATAGactcacttttttattttatgaggTAGGTTTTTGATTCCAATGATAGTTCATATTcattatctctttattttttgtgtgtgAATCTTTGTGTGTTTGCTATGGTGTGGATATTTGTGTAATGCCTATTTATCGTATAAACTTGACTTTGTGGATAGCAATGGACTTATTTTGGTGGTGACATAAaaaacttgttttcttttgtgcGACAATAGTAGTAAGTATTTTGTTAACTTTTGATATTGGTCGAGAAGTGGGGGAAGTATTGGGGGAAAAATATTTTGTGTAGTTGAGTCCAAACCTTGTAGGGACCAGGGTTTAGGTGAGTCCATGTGCTTAAAGGAAAGGGATATCAATTATACCCATGCCGGTGATTCCAAGATGGGATGTCGGCAGTCAGTGATTATGGGATGAGATATCTATTTACGCATAGTCGGTGATTCCGGATTAGATGATTTGGACCTGGAGATCGAGGGGACGataagatgactagcaaaataGGTTACGAATGGGAGGAACATGGGTAGGTTCATCTTGAAGAACGGGTGGTGCGAGTGTGACTaggtgtttgtttgtttctagTTTCACATAAAAGTTATTAGAGATATGAGTATGTGAGGACGATTTTTCCCTACTGAGCGGTGGAAGGTCATCCCTATTCTAGTATTTTGCAAGAAAAGTTACCCCTCGTTGAGTTCTGTGTGTGAAAGGCTTGAGCTAAAGAGACttgtttcctttcttttcttttccgttGGTGGTGATTCTTGCAGTCTACTTGGTTGTACTTCCATTTTAGTTTCCTTGCAATAATGGACTCTGCGAGTTCCACTTTGTCGAATTCAAGTTTCTCTTGTAACCTTTATTTTACTAAAGGTTTCTCCCCCttatgtggaaattattctatacaccgacggtgcaaatgacccaacacttataagatgatctcaactcttgatattgataattaatatttttattaataatttaagagtgtatttaatataatctaacttgCTACTAAAAAGGATTTGAAAGGTCGTTGAAACCATTAATAAAGGAGGAATTTATAAAGGTTGGAagtttttatttgttatttcacaatttatatttttttctctatttctaAATCACATCCTAACTGGGGAATAATCGTTTTCTGGATCAGGGTGACAATATGTCATCAAAATTTCTAATTGTGAAATTATATACAAGTAGGAGAAAAGACATTCTCTCTTCGCATGAAAAGGGTCTGTTGTAGACTTGATAGTAGAGTGATTCCTACTCAGAATGTTAGGACCCTGTAATGTATAATGTTTTGAACTAGCTTTTGTCACACGTATATACTTTTCTGTGAAAGGCCTATAGTTTATAAATGTTGTGATTTACAGTTGTTTTTGGATGAGGGTGCTTCAGCAGTCACCGCATCGGACATATCACAGTGAAGCCTGGTATAGTTTCCGAGCAACATCATATGCGATTTGTCACACAATGCAACATATCGCAAGGCTATGA
Above is a genomic segment from Rosa chinensis cultivar Old Blush chromosome 3, RchiOBHm-V2, whole genome shotgun sequence containing:
- the LOC112193534 gene encoding acyl-CoA-binding domain-containing protein 4 encodes the protein MASMARASSGLQYPERFYAAASYAGFDGSPRSSSKAVRAKFNSESALILYALYQQATVGPCNTPEPSAWNAVEKSKWSSWKKLADMASTEAMRLFVKILEEEDPGWYSRASNSVSEPVVDVQMNQNSKVGPVVENGNPYPETKTISAENGSIQEAQDKDVVSEGIGSVGVYDQWIAPPVSGQRPKARYEHGAAVIQDKMYIYGGNHNGRYLNDLHVFDLRSWTWSKIEAKVGAESHDSPSPVTISPCAGHSLIPWGNKLISIAGHTKDPTESIQVKAFDLHTSTWSFLKTYGKPPTSRGGQSVTLIGGSLVIFGGQDAKRTLLNDLHILDLETMTWDEIDAVGVSPSPRSDHAAAVHADRYLLIFGGGSHATCFNDLHVLDLQTMEWSRPTQQGEIPTPRAGHAGVPVGENWFIVGGGDNKSGVSETVVLNMSTLVWSVVTTVEGRIPVASEGLSLVVGSYNGEDVLLSFGGYNGRYNNEVNVLKPSHKSSLQSKMETSVPDSVSAVHNATTATRDVESEYGAGQEGKIREIVMDNVDTEAMKFRGKNFNEHLLATLKGDKEELESSLSKEKAQSLQLKQELSEAETRNTDLYKELQSVRGQLASEQSRCFKLEVELAELRQKLQTMEALQKELELLQRQKAASEQAALNAKKQGSGGVWGWLAGTPGSEKSDDA